The following proteins come from a genomic window of Streptomyces sp. NBC_00539:
- a CDS encoding MarR family winged helix-turn-helix transcriptional regulator, giving the protein MNPAPKTSALAHIQTLPSWLVGRVAAHGRALVADALATEGLKLAHHAVLAATDEYGPLAQADLGRRLAIDPKDLVGLLNHLQGAGLVLRTPDPADRRKNAVSLTPAGADTLARCTALAQAANAEFLAPLEPAERDTLLALLGRLHEASYRIHDAP; this is encoded by the coding sequence ATGAACCCCGCGCCCAAGACCTCAGCGCTCGCCCACATCCAGACCCTGCCGAGCTGGCTCGTCGGCCGGGTGGCCGCCCACGGGCGGGCCCTGGTCGCCGACGCGCTCGCCACGGAGGGGCTCAAGCTCGCGCACCACGCGGTACTCGCGGCGACGGACGAGTACGGCCCCCTCGCCCAGGCCGACCTGGGCCGCCGGCTCGCCATCGACCCCAAGGACCTCGTCGGCCTGCTCAACCACCTCCAGGGCGCGGGCCTCGTCCTGCGCACGCCGGATCCCGCCGACCGCCGCAAGAACGCCGTCAGCCTCACCCCGGCCGGTGCGGACACCCTGGCCCGCTGCACGGCCCTGGCGCAGGCGGCGAACGCCGAGTTCCTCGCGCCGCTGGAACCGGCGGAGCGGGACACCCTGCTGGCGCTGCTCGGCCGGCTCCACGAGGCCTCGTACCGGATCCACGACGCCCCATAG
- a CDS encoding nitroreductase family protein, translated as MAPETQQWTPTHGDPYRPVPYRPERMPSTESLARAAQLRARMDERRTVRHFSTDPVPEQAVRDAIACAATAPSGAHQQPWTFVLVKDPDVRRQIRAAAEREEQVSYDGRLGEEWLAALRPIGTDAVKTHLTDAPALVVVFQQRYWLGPDGTKHKHYYVDESVGIAVGMLLSALHLSGLAALVHTPSPMRFLSQVLDRPANEKAFAVIPVGYPADDCEVPDLVRKSLDQVLVEV; from the coding sequence ATGGCTCCCGAGACCCAGCAGTGGACCCCGACCCACGGCGATCCCTACCGGCCCGTCCCCTACCGGCCCGAGCGGATGCCGAGCACCGAATCCCTCGCGCGCGCCGCGCAGTTGCGGGCGCGGATGGACGAGCGGCGGACCGTACGCCACTTCTCCACCGACCCCGTGCCGGAGCAGGCCGTCCGGGACGCCATCGCCTGCGCCGCGACCGCCCCCTCCGGCGCGCACCAGCAGCCGTGGACGTTCGTCCTGGTCAAGGACCCGGACGTCCGCCGGCAGATCCGCGCCGCGGCGGAGCGGGAGGAGCAGGTCTCCTACGACGGCCGCCTCGGCGAGGAGTGGCTCGCCGCGCTGCGCCCGATCGGCACGGACGCCGTCAAGACCCACCTCACTGACGCCCCCGCCCTGGTCGTGGTCTTCCAGCAGCGCTACTGGCTGGGGCCGGACGGCACGAAACACAAGCACTACTACGTCGACGAGTCGGTCGGCATCGCGGTCGGCATGCTGCTGTCAGCGCTCCACCTCAGCGGTCTTGCGGCGCTGGTCCACACCCCGAGCCCGATGCGGTTCCTCTCCCAGGTCCTGGACCGCCCGGCTAACGAGAAGGCCTTCGCCGTCATCCCGGTCGGCTACCCCGCGGACGACTGCGAGGTCCCGGACCTGGTGCGCAAGTCCCTGGACCAGGTCCTGGTCGAGGTCTGA
- a CDS encoding 3-isopropylmalate dehydrogenase, translating to MSTSINLAVIPGDGIGQEVVAQGLKVLTAVLPQDVKLETKEYDLGAQRWHRTGETLPDAELESLKHHDAILLGAIGDPSVPSGVLERGLLLKLRFAFDHFINLRPSKLFPNTATPLAGRPEIDFVVVREGTEGPYTGNGGSLRTGTPAEVATEVSINTAYGVERVVRDAYERANSRPRKKLTLVHKNNVLVYAGHMWKNIFDKVGREYPEVTTDYLHVDAATIFFVTQPERFDVIVTDNLFGDILTDLAAAVTGGIGLAASGNINPTGAFPSMFEPVHGSAPDIAGTGKADPTATILSVALLLRHLGYEAQAVRIEEAVSADLAERDGTFRSTDVIGDALAARVAG from the coding sequence ATGTCGACCAGCATCAATCTCGCAGTGATCCCCGGTGATGGCATCGGCCAGGAAGTCGTGGCTCAGGGCCTCAAGGTCCTTACCGCGGTCCTGCCCCAGGATGTGAAGCTGGAGACCAAGGAATACGACCTCGGCGCCCAGCGCTGGCACCGCACCGGCGAGACCCTCCCGGACGCGGAGCTCGAAAGCCTCAAGCACCACGACGCGATCCTGCTGGGCGCCATCGGCGACCCCTCGGTCCCCTCGGGGGTCCTCGAGCGCGGGCTGCTGCTGAAGCTCCGCTTCGCGTTCGACCACTTCATCAACCTGCGCCCGTCGAAGCTCTTCCCCAATACGGCCACCCCGCTGGCCGGCCGTCCGGAGATCGACTTCGTCGTGGTCCGCGAGGGCACCGAGGGCCCGTACACCGGCAACGGCGGCAGCCTGCGCACGGGGACGCCGGCCGAGGTGGCCACCGAGGTCAGCATCAACACCGCGTACGGCGTGGAGCGCGTCGTGCGTGACGCGTACGAGCGGGCGAACTCCCGCCCCCGCAAGAAGCTGACGCTGGTCCACAAGAACAACGTCCTCGTGTACGCGGGCCACATGTGGAAGAACATCTTCGACAAGGTCGGCCGGGAGTACCCCGAGGTCACCACCGACTACCTGCACGTCGACGCCGCGACGATCTTCTTCGTCACCCAGCCCGAGCGCTTCGACGTCATCGTCACGGACAACCTCTTCGGTGACATCCTCACCGACCTGGCCGCGGCCGTGACCGGCGGAATCGGCCTGGCCGCCTCCGGGAACATCAACCCGACCGGCGCCTTCCCGTCCATGTTCGAGCCCGTCCACGGCTCGGCCCCGGACATCGCCGGCACCGGCAAGGCCGACCCGACCGCGACGATCCTCTCCGTCGCCCTCCTGCTGCGCCACCTGGGCTACGAGGCCCAGGCCGTCCGCATCGAGGAAGCGGTCTCCGCCGACCTGGCCGAGCGCGACGGCACGTTCCGCTCCACCGACGTGATCGGCGACGCCCTCGCCGCGCGCGTAGCCGGCTGA
- a CDS encoding branched-chain amino acid aminotransferase has translation MTTPTIELKPSSTPLSDAEREAILASPGFGRHFTDHMVTIKWTEGRGWHDAELVPYAPLSIDPANMTLHYAQTIFEGLKAYKQPDGTVATFRPEANAERFQASARRMAMPELPADLFIAACDALIAQDRAWVPDSGEASLYLRPFMFASEVGLGVRPANEFLFMVIASPAGAYFPGGVKPVSVWLSEEYVRAVKGGTGAAKTGGNYAASLVAQAQAASHGCDQVVWLDAVEHRWIEEMGGMNLYFVYGDRIVTPELTGSLLPGITRDSLLTIARDLGYTAEEGRISTEDWKRDNENGTLTEVFACGTAAVITPVGSVKSERANWTQGTGEPGEVTMKLRKALLDLQTGHTADTHGWMHPLG, from the coding sequence ATGACGACGCCCACCATCGAGCTGAAGCCCTCCTCGACCCCCCTGTCCGACGCGGAGCGCGAGGCGATCTTGGCCAGCCCCGGTTTCGGCCGCCACTTCACCGATCACATGGTGACGATCAAGTGGACCGAGGGCCGCGGCTGGCACGACGCCGAACTGGTCCCGTACGCGCCGCTGTCGATCGACCCGGCGAACATGACCCTGCACTACGCGCAGACCATCTTCGAGGGCCTCAAGGCCTACAAGCAGCCCGATGGCACCGTCGCCACGTTCCGCCCCGAGGCCAACGCCGAGCGCTTCCAGGCCTCCGCGCGCCGCATGGCGATGCCGGAACTTCCCGCCGACCTGTTCATCGCCGCCTGCGACGCCCTCATCGCGCAGGACCGCGCCTGGGTGCCGGACTCCGGCGAGGCCTCGCTGTACCTGCGGCCGTTCATGTTCGCGTCCGAGGTCGGCCTGGGGGTCCGTCCGGCCAACGAGTTCCTGTTCATGGTCATCGCCTCGCCGGCCGGCGCGTACTTCCCCGGTGGGGTCAAGCCCGTCTCCGTCTGGCTCTCGGAGGAGTACGTCCGCGCCGTCAAGGGCGGCACGGGCGCGGCGAAGACCGGCGGGAACTACGCGGCCTCCCTGGTCGCCCAGGCCCAGGCCGCCTCCCACGGCTGCGACCAGGTCGTGTGGCTCGACGCCGTCGAGCACCGCTGGATCGAGGAGATGGGCGGCATGAACCTGTACTTCGTGTACGGCGACCGCATCGTCACCCCCGAGCTCACCGGCTCGCTGCTCCCGGGCATCACCCGCGACTCCCTCCTCACCATCGCCCGCGACCTCGGCTACACCGCCGAGGAGGGCCGGATCAGCACCGAGGACTGGAAGCGCGACAACGAGAACGGCACCCTGACCGAGGTGTTCGCCTGCGGTACCGCCGCCGTGATCACCCCGGTCGGCTCGGTCAAGTCGGAGCGCGCCAACTGGACCCAGGGCACCGGCGAGCCGGGCGAGGTCACCATGAAGCTCCGCAAGGCGCTGCTGGACCTCCAGACCGGCCACACCGCCGACACCCACGGCTGGATGCACCCGCTCGGCTAG
- a CDS encoding cytosine permease, protein MPIEQRGVDTIPEEERTSGPRDLVSILLGSNLCLGVIVFGWLPPSFGLGLWPSLTAIVTGTVVGIAFTAPLALVSLRTATNLSTSSGAQFGVRGRLVGSVVGLLLALGYTALTLWIGGDVMVGTLARLVGLPDTGLTHAVMYGVLAAFTVVGAVFGYRLLLRMSKVLSIGMVVLLAIGLYAYAPDFTTAAPSGTEYLLGSFWPTWLLAAVAAGLSGPVAFITLLGDYTRYISPSRHSSRKVFWGTCLGLAIGLLVPQLFGTYTALAAGAGADYAGPLVDASPFWYLVPLLAAAAAGSVGNAGLMLYSMGLDLDAIVPKATRTKATVIAAAVATAFVFVGSFEWDVQSAMTSFVLLLTAIGTPWAVITLIGYVRCRGQYDADALQVFNRRSVGGIYWYRAGWNLRATAAWAIGAGVGLLAVTTPFYEGPLLALTGGVDCSFVLSGLAGGLVYTALTFRTAAAPAAAQTPEPAARVAVAAD, encoded by the coding sequence ATGCCCATCGAACAGCGCGGAGTCGACACGATCCCCGAAGAGGAGCGGACGAGCGGTCCCCGGGACCTGGTCTCGATCCTGCTCGGCTCCAATCTCTGCCTCGGCGTGATCGTGTTCGGCTGGCTGCCCCCGTCCTTCGGACTGGGTCTGTGGCCCTCGCTGACGGCCATCGTGACCGGCACGGTCGTCGGCATCGCCTTCACCGCGCCGCTGGCGCTGGTCTCCCTGCGGACGGCCACCAACCTCTCCACCTCCAGCGGCGCCCAGTTCGGCGTCCGGGGACGGCTCGTCGGCTCGGTCGTGGGCCTGCTCCTCGCACTCGGCTACACGGCCCTGACCCTGTGGATCGGGGGTGACGTGATGGTCGGCACCCTGGCCCGGCTCGTCGGGCTCCCGGACACCGGCCTCACCCACGCGGTCATGTACGGCGTGCTGGCCGCCTTCACCGTCGTCGGGGCCGTCTTCGGCTACCGCCTGCTGCTGCGCATGAGCAAGGTCCTCTCCATCGGCATGGTGGTCCTGCTCGCCATCGGCCTCTACGCCTACGCGCCCGACTTCACCACCGCCGCGCCGTCCGGGACGGAGTACCTGCTCGGCTCGTTCTGGCCGACCTGGCTGCTGGCCGCCGTCGCGGCCGGTCTGAGCGGTCCCGTCGCCTTCATCACCCTGCTGGGCGACTACACCCGCTACATCTCCCCGAGCCGGCACAGCTCCCGCAAGGTCTTCTGGGGCACCTGCCTGGGGCTGGCGATCGGCCTCCTGGTCCCGCAGCTGTTCGGCACGTACACCGCGCTCGCCGCCGGGGCCGGCGCCGACTACGCCGGACCGCTCGTCGACGCGTCGCCCTTCTGGTACCTGGTACCGCTGCTCGCGGCGGCCGCTGCCGGTTCGGTGGGCAACGCCGGGCTGATGCTCTACTCCATGGGCCTCGACCTGGACGCGATCGTCCCCAAGGCCACTCGGACCAAGGCCACCGTGATCGCCGCCGCCGTCGCCACCGCGTTCGTCTTCGTCGGCTCCTTCGAGTGGGACGTCCAGTCCGCGATGACCTCGTTCGTCCTGCTGCTGACCGCGATCGGCACCCCGTGGGCCGTCATCACCCTGATCGGCTACGTCCGCTGCCGCGGGCAGTACGACGCCGACGCGCTCCAGGTCTTCAACCGCCGCTCGGTCGGCGGGATCTACTGGTACCGCGCGGGGTGGAACCTCCGGGCCACCGCCGCCTGGGCGATCGGCGCGGGCGTCGGCCTGCTCGCCGTGACCACCCCCTTCTACGAGGGCCCGCTGCTGGCCCTGACCGGCGGGGTGGACTGCTCCTTCGTCCTCTCGGGCCTCGCGGGCGGACTGGTCTACACGGCCCTGACCTTCCGCACGGCCGCGGCGCCCGCAGCCGCGCAGACGCCCGAACCGGCCGCCCGGGTCGCCGTCGCCGCCGACTGA
- a CDS encoding NADP-dependent oxidoreductase, whose amino-acid sequence MTTQTGYAVHQITRPRGFPLATDFAYVRTPVPSPAPGTAVVHNLLLSVDPYHRGLMDGGEGGFELDAPLEGRAVGRVIASRDPGLAEGDLVFHRQGWRTHALVALGADGTRRLRGHEGVPLEAYLSILGGTGLTAYAALTRTAALREGEDLFVSAAAGGVGTATGHIARLLGARRIIGSAGSAAKVAHLTGRLGFDAAFDYHDGPVGEQLAQAAPGGIDVYVDNVGGDHLAGAIDVLREFGRIAWVGGISMYNGDRSPAAPRNLFEIVHKSLRLEGVLVRHHTNLQDELEEFLVPHLRNGRIGTDTTVVQGFEHTVDAFLGLLRGENLGKMLVRVDT is encoded by the coding sequence ATGACCACGCAGACCGGCTACGCCGTGCACCAGATCACCCGCCCCCGCGGCTTCCCCCTCGCCACCGACTTCGCCTACGTGCGCACCCCGGTCCCCTCCCCCGCTCCCGGGACCGCCGTGGTCCACAACCTCCTGCTCTCCGTGGACCCTTACCACCGCGGGCTGATGGACGGCGGCGAGGGCGGCTTCGAGCTGGACGCCCCGCTGGAGGGGCGCGCGGTCGGGCGGGTCATCGCCTCCCGGGACCCCGGGCTGGCCGAAGGCGACCTCGTCTTCCACCGGCAGGGCTGGCGCACCCACGCCCTGGTCGCCCTGGGCGCGGACGGCACCCGCAGACTCCGCGGCCACGAGGGCGTCCCGCTCGAGGCGTACCTCTCCATCCTCGGCGGCACCGGCCTGACCGCGTACGCCGCCCTGACCCGGACGGCGGCCCTGCGCGAGGGCGAGGACCTCTTCGTCTCCGCCGCCGCGGGCGGGGTGGGCACGGCGACCGGGCACATCGCCCGCCTGCTCGGCGCCCGCCGGATCATCGGCAGCGCGGGCTCGGCCGCCAAGGTCGCCCACCTGACCGGCCGGCTCGGCTTCGACGCCGCCTTCGACTACCACGACGGCCCGGTCGGCGAGCAGCTCGCGCAGGCCGCGCCCGGCGGTATCGACGTCTACGTGGACAACGTCGGCGGCGACCACCTCGCGGGGGCGATCGACGTGCTGCGCGAGTTCGGGCGGATCGCCTGGGTCGGCGGGATCTCGATGTACAACGGCGACCGCTCCCCCGCCGCGCCGCGCAACCTCTTCGAGATCGTGCACAAGTCGCTGCGGCTGGAAGGGGTATTGGTTCGCCATCACACCAATCTCCAGGACGAACTGGAGGAGTTCCTGGTCCCGCACCTGCGCAACGGGCGAATCGGTACGGATACCACGGTCGTCCAGGGATTCGAGCACACGGTGGACGCCTTCCTCGGCCTGCTCCGCGGGGAAAATCTGGGCAAGATGCTCGTTCGCGTCGACACCTGA
- a CDS encoding LysR family transcriptional regulator, protein MAELAPQELRILVAVAETGGFSAAAAALGIGQSAVSHSVRGSEAKVGAVLFARGRAGAVPTPAGERAVAVGRRILRLYEVLGAEARSAGRAPDGAAGAAGALEGVLRIAAFRSAALHLLPPVLERLTARHPGLRPEVRVVRELGAGAAGEVLAGRADLGIATLGGSAELPSGLLSGLIAEEAYALVHPAGHPDPKALPLLDWDENCGSSTRSWWAAQDWIPRATVKAEDDGMVLTMVGRGLGMAILPELSLREAGGSVEIADLGPGRPTRRVGYVTTPESASTLAVMALIREIRS, encoded by the coding sequence GTGGCCGAGCTCGCTCCGCAGGAACTGCGCATCCTGGTCGCCGTCGCCGAGACCGGCGGCTTCTCCGCCGCGGCCGCCGCGCTCGGCATCGGACAGTCGGCCGTCTCCCACTCGGTGCGCGGCAGTGAGGCCAAGGTCGGCGCGGTGCTGTTCGCGCGGGGGCGCGCAGGGGCGGTGCCCACCCCGGCGGGCGAGCGGGCCGTCGCCGTGGGCCGGCGCATCCTGCGCCTGTACGAGGTACTGGGCGCCGAAGCCCGGAGCGCCGGCCGGGCCCCGGACGGGGCGGCCGGGGCGGCCGGGGCGCTCGAGGGGGTGCTGCGCATCGCGGCGTTCCGCAGTGCGGCCCTGCACCTGCTGCCGCCCGTCCTGGAGCGCCTCACGGCCCGCCACCCGGGGCTGCGGCCCGAGGTCCGGGTCGTGCGCGAACTCGGCGCCGGCGCCGCCGGTGAGGTGCTGGCGGGCCGGGCCGACCTGGGCATAGCCACCCTCGGGGGCTCGGCGGAGCTGCCGTCCGGCCTCCTGAGCGGGTTGATCGCCGAGGAGGCGTACGCACTGGTCCATCCGGCGGGGCACCCCGACCCGAAGGCGCTGCCCCTGCTGGACTGGGACGAGAACTGCGGCTCCTCCACCCGCTCCTGGTGGGCGGCCCAGGACTGGATCCCGCGGGCCACCGTCAAGGCGGAGGACGACGGGATGGTGCTGACCATGGTCGGCCGGGGACTGGGGATGGCGATCCTGCCCGAGCTGTCCCTGCGCGAGGCCGGCGGGTCCGTCGAGATCGCGGACCTGGGGCCCGGGAGGCCCACGAGGCGGGTGGGATACGTCACCACCCCGGAATCAGCGTCCACGCTCGCTGTCATGGCTCTGATCAGGGAAATCCGCTCGTAA
- a CDS encoding GNAT family N-acetyltransferase, which yields MTDTRTVLAHTSQLAPGALEEVRALLDAAFDGDFADEDFEHALGGMHALVHEGGELVAHGSVVQRRVLHRGRALRTGYVEAVAVRADRRRSGIGSAVMAGLEAVIGRAYVLGALSASQDGARLYLGRGWSVWPGPIGVLAPEGAVRLPDEEGSTYVWSPPGGVRLDPAGRLDFDWRDGDVL from the coding sequence ATGACCGATACACGGACAGTCCTCGCGCACACCTCCCAACTGGCGCCCGGCGCGCTGGAGGAGGTCCGGGCGCTGCTGGACGCCGCGTTCGACGGGGACTTCGCCGACGAGGACTTCGAGCACGCGCTCGGCGGGATGCACGCCCTGGTGCACGAGGGCGGCGAACTCGTCGCGCACGGGAGCGTGGTCCAGCGGCGGGTGCTGCACCGGGGGCGGGCCCTGCGCACCGGGTACGTCGAGGCCGTGGCCGTCCGGGCGGACCGGCGGCGCAGCGGGATCGGGAGCGCCGTGATGGCCGGCCTGGAGGCGGTCATCGGACGGGCCTACGTGCTCGGCGCCCTCTCGGCGTCGCAGGACGGCGCCCGGCTCTACCTCGGCCGGGGCTGGTCGGTGTGGCCGGGACCGATCGGGGTGCTCGCCCCCGAGGGGGCGGTGCGGCTTCCCGACGAGGAGGGGTCCACGTACGTGTGGTCGCCGCCCGGCGGGGTCCGGCTGGACCCGGCCGGGCGGCTCGACTTCGACTGGCGCGACGGGGACGTCCTGTAG
- a CDS encoding phosphocholine-specific phospholipase C — protein sequence MTPISRRGFVGIGAGLVAGAALPAVTPTTAAAAAATGTITDVKHVVILMQENRSFDHYFGRLRGVRGFADRAAGNIPGGWGTFNQSNWGGRQHPWKLSATPAAGGVDGETLAQCNGDLPHSWTSQHAAWNKGRMDNWVLGVGNTRTLGYLDRGDIPFHYGLADNYTVCDAYFCSTLSATGPNRTFLWSGKVDAGSKDGGDESGLTWETYAEALQRAGMSWKVYQNAQDNYGDNGLAYFKKFTDAAPGNPLWDRGMGSVPKVTGSTPDDIAAAIRADVVAGTLPQVSWVVASEAFSEHPYAPPGDGAHFVDLVYRALAANPEVFDSTVLFLNYDENDGFFDHVAPPIAPPGTPGEYIDGTPIGLGFRVPMIVMSPWTRGGWVSSEVFDHTSVLRFMETWTSALGTPATCPNISAWRRKVTGDLTGVFDFAHPVYGVPSGLPPTAKVIGQSTCGPLPNPAPQDNALPAQEAGTRPARALPYQVNGNLDRFEFGAAGKILAWFSMTNQGAQAKQAAHFSIHPHQYRDTAAWQYTVDPGSTATDYFNIGLGSGSGKYDISMYGPNRFLRRFIGDASKAGKSVEVAARYAVEPGTGKTALYLKMTNASAAPVTFTIRSNAYRTDGPWTYTVPANSSREDYFNAVAYSNGWYDFTILADCDGTWSRRYTGHIETGAPSISG from the coding sequence GTGACACCGATCAGCCGCAGGGGTTTCGTGGGTATCGGCGCCGGGCTGGTGGCGGGGGCCGCCCTGCCCGCGGTCACGCCGACGACGGCAGCCGCGGCGGCCGCGACCGGCACGATCACCGATGTGAAGCACGTGGTCATCCTCATGCAGGAGAACCGCAGCTTCGACCACTACTTCGGCAGGCTGAGGGGTGTCCGCGGCTTCGCCGACCGTGCGGCCGGCAACATCCCGGGCGGCTGGGGCACCTTCAACCAGTCCAACTGGGGCGGGCGCCAGCACCCCTGGAAGCTGAGCGCCACCCCGGCCGCCGGCGGCGTGGACGGCGAGACCCTCGCCCAGTGCAACGGCGACCTCCCGCACAGCTGGACCTCGCAGCACGCCGCCTGGAACAAGGGCCGGATGGACAACTGGGTCCTCGGCGTCGGCAACACCCGCACCCTCGGCTACCTCGACCGGGGCGACATACCCTTCCACTACGGGCTCGCCGACAACTACACGGTCTGCGACGCCTACTTCTGCTCCACCCTCAGCGCCACCGGCCCCAACCGCACCTTCCTGTGGAGCGGCAAGGTCGACGCGGGCAGCAAGGACGGCGGCGACGAGTCCGGGCTCACCTGGGAGACGTACGCCGAAGCCCTCCAGCGGGCCGGGATGAGCTGGAAGGTCTACCAGAACGCCCAGGACAACTACGGCGACAACGGCCTGGCCTACTTCAAGAAGTTCACGGACGCGGCCCCCGGCAACCCGCTGTGGGACCGGGGCATGGGCTCGGTCCCCAAGGTCACCGGCTCCACCCCCGATGACATCGCGGCGGCGATCCGCGCCGACGTGGTCGCCGGCACCCTCCCCCAGGTGTCCTGGGTCGTGGCCAGCGAGGCCTTCTCGGAGCACCCGTACGCGCCCCCCGGCGACGGCGCGCACTTCGTCGACCTGGTCTACCGGGCGCTCGCCGCGAACCCGGAGGTCTTCGACTCCACGGTCCTCTTCCTCAACTACGACGAGAACGACGGCTTCTTCGACCACGTCGCGCCGCCGATCGCCCCGCCCGGCACCCCCGGCGAGTACATCGACGGCACCCCCATCGGCCTCGGCTTCCGCGTGCCGATGATCGTGATGTCCCCGTGGACCCGGGGCGGCTGGGTCAGCTCCGAGGTCTTCGACCACACCTCCGTCCTGCGCTTCATGGAGACGTGGACCTCGGCCCTGGGCACTCCTGCCACCTGCCCCAACATCAGCGCGTGGCGCCGCAAGGTCACCGGCGACCTGACCGGGGTGTTCGACTTCGCGCACCCCGTCTACGGCGTCCCCTCCGGGCTGCCCCCGACGGCGAAGGTCATCGGCCAGTCGACCTGCGGCCCGCTGCCCAACCCCGCGCCGCAGGACAACGCCCTGCCGGCGCAGGAGGCCGGGACCCGTCCCGCGCGGGCCCTGCCGTACCAGGTCAACGGCAACCTCGACCGCTTCGAGTTCGGGGCGGCGGGCAAGATCCTGGCCTGGTTCTCGATGACCAACCAGGGTGCGCAGGCGAAGCAGGCGGCGCACTTCTCGATCCACCCGCACCAGTACCGGGACACGGCGGCCTGGCAGTACACGGTCGACCCCGGCTCCACGGCTACGGACTACTTCAACATCGGGCTCGGCAGCGGCTCCGGCAAGTACGACATCTCGATGTACGGGCCCAACCGCTTCCTGCGGCGCTTCATCGGCGACGCGTCGAAGGCCGGCAAGTCGGTTGAGGTCGCGGCCCGCTACGCGGTGGAGCCCGGCACGGGCAAGACGGCGCTCTACCTCAAGATGACCAACGCCTCGGCCGCGCCGGTCACCTTCACGATCCGCTCGAACGCCTACCGCACCGACGGCCCGTGGACGTACACCGTCCCGGCGAACTCCTCCCGCGAGGACTACTTCAACGCGGTCGCGTACAGCAACGGCTGGTACGACTTCACGATCCTGGCGGACTGCGACGGCACCTGGTCGCGCCGCTACACGGGCCACATCGAGACGGGCGCGCCGAGCATCTCGGGCTGA
- a CDS encoding quinone oxidoreductase family protein, producing the protein MLRVRYEVNGGPEVLFGEEAEVPRPSAGELLVRVEAIGVTLPTVRKVRESSEPMPLGGEVAGTVEALGAGVTGFAVGDRVTGLCFAQAYAEFAVLHTAMASRVPDGASAVEAIALVRSGLVARGAYEAARPEPGESVLVTAAASATGTLALQYARAGGAGRVVAAVSDPAKGDFVRSLGADEVVLYRDDDWGDPYDIVLDGVGGDLLSPAVRALAPGGRLVAFGSGGGTVEAYELLVRGASVIGFQMRAIALGKPALYARWLREVWQMRDAGTLRASVHEEIPLAEAARAHTVVERRRNLGKVVLVP; encoded by the coding sequence GTGCTGCGTGTCCGGTACGAGGTCAACGGCGGCCCCGAGGTGCTGTTCGGCGAGGAAGCCGAAGTCCCCCGCCCGTCGGCCGGCGAGCTGCTGGTCCGCGTGGAGGCGATCGGCGTCACCCTGCCCACCGTCCGCAAGGTGCGCGAGAGCAGCGAGCCGATGCCGCTGGGCGGCGAGGTCGCCGGCACCGTGGAGGCCCTCGGCGCCGGCGTGACGGGCTTCGCCGTCGGCGACCGCGTCACCGGACTCTGCTTCGCCCAGGCCTACGCGGAGTTCGCCGTCCTGCACACCGCCATGGCCTCACGCGTCCCCGACGGCGCGAGCGCCGTCGAGGCGATCGCCCTCGTGCGCAGCGGCCTGGTGGCGCGCGGGGCGTACGAGGCCGCCCGCCCGGAGCCCGGCGAGTCGGTCCTGGTGACGGCGGCGGCCAGCGCCACCGGCACGCTCGCGCTCCAGTACGCCAGGGCGGGTGGCGCCGGGCGGGTGGTGGCCGCCGTCAGCGACCCCGCCAAGGGGGACTTCGTCCGCTCCCTCGGCGCCGACGAGGTCGTGCTGTACCGGGACGACGACTGGGGAGACCCGTACGACATCGTCCTGGACGGCGTCGGAGGCGACCTGCTCTCCCCCGCCGTACGCGCCCTCGCGCCCGGCGGCCGCCTGGTGGCCTTCGGCTCCGGCGGCGGCACGGTGGAGGCGTACGAGCTGCTGGTCCGCGGCGCGTCGGTGATCGGCTTCCAGATGCGGGCCATCGCCCTCGGCAAGCCGGCGCTGTACGCCCGCTGGCTGCGCGAGGTGTGGCAGATGCGGGACGCGGGCACCCTGCGCGCGTCGGTCCACGAGGAGATCCCGCTGGCCGAGGCGGCCCGCGCGCACACGGTGGTCGAGCGGCGCCGCAACCTCGGCAAGGTGGTGCTCGTGCCGTGA